One part of the Melioribacteraceae bacterium genome encodes these proteins:
- the lpxA gene encoding acyl-ACP--UDP-N-acetylglucosamine O-acyltransferase, producing MSKIHPTAIVSSEAKIGENIEIGPYAIIHDDVQIGNDCKIGPHAVIYDGARIGNRVKIFQGASVSNLPQDLKFANEQTFLHIGDDTVIREFAALHKGTTATHNTYIGSNCLLMAYTHVAHDCKVGDRVIIANAVQIAGHVEIENTVIIGGLSAVHQFGKIGQHCMLGGGSMANSDVPPYCMTSGFPARFMGLNIVGLRRRNFSEDDINAIKDAYRIFYQSGLIFSKALEELKEKYSEHPLVKNIIGFIERSDRGVIRR from the coding sequence ATGTCGAAAATCCATCCCACCGCAATTGTAAGCTCCGAAGCTAAGATCGGGGAGAATATTGAAATAGGTCCTTACGCAATTATTCATGATGATGTTCAAATAGGGAACGATTGTAAGATCGGGCCGCATGCCGTAATTTACGACGGCGCTCGAATCGGCAACCGTGTAAAAATTTTCCAGGGCGCTTCCGTTTCAAACTTACCGCAGGATCTTAAATTCGCAAATGAGCAGACGTTTCTTCATATAGGTGATGACACCGTTATAAGGGAATTCGCAGCTCTTCACAAAGGAACCACTGCAACACACAATACTTATATCGGCAGCAATTGTTTACTAATGGCATATACTCATGTAGCGCACGATTGTAAAGTTGGCGACCGGGTAATAATTGCCAATGCCGTTCAGATTGCGGGTCATGTTGAAATTGAGAATACTGTAATAATCGGAGGGCTTTCTGCAGTTCATCAGTTCGGAAAGATCGGTCAGCATTGTATGCTGGGTGGCGGATCCATGGCTAATTCGGATGTTCCGCCGTATTGTATGACTAGCGGATTCCCTGCCCGGTTCATGGGACTGAACATTGTCGGTTTACGAAGAAGAAATTTTTCAGAAGATGATATAAACGCAATAAAAGATGCCTACAGAATATTTTATCAATCCGGTTTGATTTTTTCAAAAGCCCTTGAGGAATTGAAAGAAAAATATTCCGAGCATCCCCTCGTAAAGAATATTATCGGTTTTATTGAAAGATCCGACCGCGGTGTTATTAGAAGATGA
- a CDS encoding bifunctional UDP-3-O-[3-hydroxymyristoyl] N-acetylglucosamine deacetylase/3-hydroxyacyl-ACP dehydratase: MLELQRTIANPVSLSGVGLHTGTSCTMTFKPAPENYGIRFVRTDLGGRPEIPANADYVIDTSRGTTLGLGNAKVHTIEHVLAAVVGLQIDNLVIELDGIEPPIGDGSAMPYVEKIMAAGFVTQDAPKDYLVIDETVMYSDEARQVDIVALPMNSYRITIMVDYQNPALGSQHSGMFDLEKEFVTEFAPARTFCFLSEVEMLADQGLIKGGNFNNAVVIVDHEIDEKGLRSIKEKLGLDEDLSVTHEGFLSNNKLRFRNEPVRHKLLDMIGDLALIGVPIKAQILAARPGHKANVEFAKKIRSLYQQKKLVKKYQFVKKEGVVFDANAIQRILPHRYPFLLVDKIIDLELDKRVVGVKSVTINEPFFQGHFPGQPIMPGVLIIEAMAQVSGILVLNSFIDPANHLVYFMSINNAKFRKPVVPGDQLVLEAEVISKKSKYFSIKGAAYVDNTLVAEAEFMGAIINKENKSENLN, from the coding sequence ATGTTAGAGCTCCAGAGAACTATTGCCAATCCAGTTTCACTTTCGGGAGTTGGATTGCATACAGGCACATCTTGTACAATGACTTTTAAACCCGCACCCGAAAATTACGGGATCAGATTTGTAAGAACTGATCTTGGCGGAAGGCCTGAAATTCCCGCAAATGCCGATTATGTTATCGATACTTCCAGAGGCACTACATTAGGATTGGGCAATGCTAAAGTTCATACTATTGAACATGTCCTTGCGGCTGTTGTTGGATTGCAAATAGATAATCTGGTTATTGAACTTGATGGAATCGAACCTCCGATAGGCGACGGCAGCGCTATGCCCTACGTTGAAAAAATAATGGCTGCGGGATTTGTTACACAGGACGCACCGAAGGATTATCTTGTTATTGACGAAACCGTAATGTACAGCGATGAAGCCCGCCAGGTTGATATAGTTGCGCTTCCGATGAATAGTTACAGAATTACCATCATGGTCGATTACCAGAACCCCGCTCTTGGAAGTCAGCACTCCGGCATGTTCGACCTTGAAAAGGAATTTGTTACCGAATTCGCCCCGGCAAGGACTTTCTGTTTCTTAAGTGAAGTTGAAATGCTGGCGGACCAGGGATTAATAAAAGGCGGAAATTTTAATAATGCCGTTGTTATTGTTGATCATGAAATTGATGAAAAAGGTTTAAGAAGTATTAAAGAAAAACTAGGCCTCGATGAGGACCTTTCGGTAACACACGAAGGATTCTTAAGCAACAATAAACTAAGGTTCAGAAATGAACCTGTGCGTCACAAACTTCTCGATATGATCGGTGATCTCGCATTAATAGGTGTTCCTATTAAAGCTCAGATACTTGCAGCCCGACCAGGTCACAAAGCCAATGTTGAGTTCGCAAAAAAAATCAGAAGCCTTTATCAGCAGAAAAAATTAGTTAAGAAATATCAGTTCGTTAAAAAAGAAGGCGTGGTGTTCGACGCTAATGCTATCCAGCGGATTCTCCCCCATCGTTACCCTTTCCTGCTGGTCGACAAAATTATCGATCTGGAACTTGATAAACGTGTCGTTGGTGTTAAATCTGTTACTATTAACGAACCGTTCTTTCAGGGTCATTTCCCCGGCCAGCCGATTATGCCCGGCGTTCTTATTATTGAAGCAATGGCGCAGGTAAGCGGAATTCTTGTTCTCAATTCTTTTATTGACCCCGCTAATCACTTGGTCTATTTTATGAGTATAAATAACGCAAAATTCAGAAAGCCTGTTGTTCCGGGTGATCAGCTAGTTCTTGAAGCCGAAGTGATAAGCAAAAAGAGCAAATATTTTTCGATTAAAGGCGCTGCTTATGTTGACAATACTCTTGTTGCTGAAGCGGAGTTCATGGGAGCTATAATTAATAAAGAAAATAAATCTGAAAATCTGAACTAA
- the lpxD gene encoding UDP-3-O-(3-hydroxymyristoyl)glucosamine N-acyltransferase yields the protein MKIKLKDAADFVGGIVIGNPELEVSNIAKIEEAKEGDITFLYLKPYEKYLSTTKASAVLISPEFKKSRTDLSYIEVKNPNVALHKFIITFLKPAFIINGIDPSASIDPSVSVGKNVGIGKNVVISAGSKIGDNSMIYHNTVIMDKVAIGSNCLIYPNVTIRENSQIGNNVIIHSNTVIGSDGFGYIPNAKGEYEKVPQIGNVVIEDDVELGSNVSIDRAAFGSTLLKKGVKIDNLVQIAHNVVIGEHTAIAAQAGISGSTKIGKHCMIAGQAGFVGHIEIADQVVIGAQAGVSKSIDNAGKFRGSPAQEMGTQLRFEAQLRNVPAMAEKIKKLEEKIASLEQKISEINQLKGE from the coding sequence ATGAAAATAAAACTGAAAGATGCCGCCGACTTTGTCGGCGGTATTGTTATTGGCAATCCTGAACTCGAAGTCTCCAATATCGCCAAAATTGAAGAGGCGAAAGAAGGCGATATTACTTTTCTCTACCTAAAACCCTACGAAAAGTATTTAAGTACTACGAAAGCCTCGGCTGTTTTAATCTCCCCCGAGTTCAAGAAATCAAGAACCGATCTCAGCTACATCGAAGTAAAGAATCCGAATGTCGCACTCCACAAATTCATAATTACATTCTTAAAACCGGCTTTCATTATTAACGGAATTGATCCGTCTGCTTCAATTGATCCGTCTGTATCTGTCGGGAAGAATGTTGGAATCGGTAAAAATGTTGTTATCTCCGCCGGCTCTAAAATCGGCGACAATTCTATGATCTATCACAATACTGTTATTATGGACAAAGTTGCAATCGGCTCAAACTGCCTTATCTATCCGAATGTAACTATCAGGGAGAATTCTCAAATCGGCAACAATGTTATTATCCATTCAAATACTGTTATCGGCTCGGACGGTTTCGGTTATATTCCAAATGCTAAAGGCGAATACGAGAAAGTACCGCAGATAGGTAATGTTGTTATTGAAGACGATGTTGAACTCGGTTCAAACGTTTCAATCGACAGAGCCGCTTTCGGATCTACTTTATTAAAGAAAGGAGTTAAGATAGACAACCTTGTTCAGATAGCTCATAATGTTGTTATTGGAGAACATACGGCTATTGCAGCCCAGGCAGGAATTTCCGGAAGTACAAAGATCGGTAAACATTGTATGATCGCCGGTCAGGCTGGATTTGTAGGACATATTGAAATTGCAGATCAGGTTGTAATCGGCGCACAAGCCGGGGTTTCTAAGTCGATCGATAATGCCGGCAAGTTCAGAGGTTCACCGGCTCAGGAGATGGGAACACAACTCCGGTTCGAAGCTCAGTTGCGGAACGTTCCGGCAATGGCAGAAAAAATTAAGAAATTAGAAGAAAAAATTGCATCTTTGGAACAGAAAATTTCTGAGATAAATCAACTAAAGGGAGAATAA
- a CDS encoding OmpH family outer membrane protein, protein MKQIGFILSAILIMASVSIAQPKIGYVDSDTIMKQLPEAQDTQKKLDAIIKEWQEELSKMESDWKARYDDYEKRKLILSEQKRIEIEKELVQIEDQISKYRQDKFGVQGELFRKQEELMKPIQNRIFNVIQEVAKENEYDFIFDRSGDMIFLFAKEEYDVTKLVLEKLK, encoded by the coding sequence ATGAAACAAATCGGATTTATCTTATCTGCAATACTTATTATGGCTTCCGTATCAATTGCACAACCGAAGATCGGCTACGTTGATAGCGATACTATTATGAAACAGCTTCCCGAAGCCCAGGATACACAGAAAAAACTAGATGCCATCATCAAAGAATGGCAGGAAGAACTTTCCAAAATGGAGTCCGACTGGAAAGCCAGGTACGACGATTATGAAAAACGGAAACTGATACTAAGCGAGCAAAAGAGAATTGAAATTGAAAAAGAGCTTGTTCAGATTGAAGACCAGATATCAAAATACAGACAGGATAAATTCGGCGTTCAGGGGGAACTCTTCAGAAAACAGGAAGAATTGATGAAACCGATTCAGAACCGAATATTTAACGTTATTCAGGAAGTTGCAAAAGAAAATGAATACGATTTTATATTCGACAGAAGCGGGGATATGATCTTTCTGTTTGCCAAAGAAGAATATGATGTTACAAAATTAGTCCTCGAAAAACTTAAATGA
- a CDS encoding OmpH family outer membrane protein produces MKKTIFVLLLISAVSVFAQTQQPVNLKVGYVDSEIIMTQFSEAIKAKSDLEGFVAKWRKEADSMGTVLQNAYADYQKQASTMKPEQQREAQTKIVEKEQELQKYRDQKFGQPNGEYFVRQESLLAPVKEKIFKAIDEIAKEENMHYVLDKAGEVVVLYADSQFDITFKVLDRLKRGK; encoded by the coding sequence GTGAAAAAAACTATTTTCGTATTACTGTTGATTTCTGCTGTTTCTGTATTTGCTCAAACACAGCAGCCTGTTAATTTAAAAGTTGGATATGTCGATTCGGAAATTATTATGACCCAGTTTTCCGAAGCTATAAAAGCAAAGAGCGACCTTGAAGGATTTGTTGCCAAGTGGAGAAAGGAAGCTGATAGTATGGGAACGGTTCTGCAGAATGCATACGCCGATTATCAGAAACAGGCTTCAACAATGAAACCTGAACAACAGCGCGAAGCTCAGACTAAAATTGTTGAAAAAGAACAGGAACTTCAAAAATACAGAGACCAGAAATTCGGGCAGCCTAACGGCGAGTATTTCGTACGCCAGGAATCACTCCTTGCACCGGTTAAAGAAAAAATCTTTAAAGCAATTGACGAAATTGCAAAAGAGGAAAATATGCATTATGTTCTCGATAAGGCAGGCGAAGTGGTAGTTCTTTATGCCGATTCCCAGTTCGACATTACATTTAAGGTGCTTGACCGCCTTAAAAGAGGAAAATAA
- the bamA gene encoding outer membrane protein assembly factor BamA — protein sequence MQILTQNSWPKFTIILLFFATVVVYPQIQKVNYKILGITVSGNKTADANTIIANTGLKVGDEIDMPGDQTNNAIKRLWNLGIFEDVQILIDKKIDDGIFLKLVVKEYPRLEQFVIQGNDEISDSDVEKMLTIVRGQTLKPQEVAKIRNKFLDKYEDEGYLNAKIDIQYYSFFRTDTTEDDILITWRNEKNLAQEYQTEIERDKATSINSIDRVKERTLVMFDITEGDEVIIRSITFNGNEAFEDDDLKSEFDETKEDRWWKFWSSPNFKKSDYEKDQELLTKFYRKNGYRDFAILGDTIIISDDKKYLDLVINIYEGVQYKIRNIIWEGNTVYTDDMLTERLEFSKGDVFDFEKFNQNLYYNERQSDASSLYQDNGYLGFSLEPREEKVGADSLDIIIRVNENNRFKVGRVDIQGNVKTMDKVIRRELYTIPGSYFSRSYILRSIQQLANLQFFNVENLYKSGVDYRPANDSTVNIIYKVEEKSSDYLNASVGYSGAFGFSGAIGFTLTNFSITEPFKMGGGQVLNFSWQFGVGNFYRTFSLGFTEPWFLDTPTSVGFDLFDTRQRYVYDLRQSGITLRGGRRLTWPDDFFYVQGLTRFQYNDVIDGLGYYSEGITRQFTVGATIARVDIDNPIFPSRGSKVSLSGELSGGFLPGNVDYLKVDFKSEWYKPIFNTNRIVLYSSVDLGYIHELKKGTPIQPFEFYYMGGNGMIIATTPLRGYDDRSLGNRDASGTVFGSRVMAKYTFEIRGALALDPIPIYLLAFAEAGNVYFDIKQTDLFNLKRSIGVGARILINPIGLLGFDYGYGFDRRSVDGQDPQWIFHFQFGKGF from the coding sequence ATGCAAATACTCACTCAAAACAGCTGGCCTAAGTTCACCATTATTTTATTGTTTTTTGCAACTGTTGTTGTTTACCCGCAAATACAAAAAGTAAATTATAAAATTCTCGGCATCACTGTTTCAGGAAACAAAACTGCCGATGCGAACACCATTATTGCTAATACCGGGCTCAAAGTTGGCGATGAAATTGATATGCCGGGAGATCAGACTAATAACGCCATTAAACGATTATGGAATCTCGGAATATTCGAAGATGTTCAGATTTTGATCGATAAAAAAATTGATGACGGAATATTTCTTAAACTCGTCGTTAAGGAATATCCACGACTCGAACAGTTTGTTATTCAAGGTAATGATGAAATAAGCGATAGCGACGTTGAAAAAATGCTCACGATTGTGCGCGGACAAACTCTTAAGCCGCAGGAAGTTGCGAAAATCCGGAATAAATTCCTCGACAAGTATGAAGACGAAGGATATCTAAACGCAAAGATAGATATTCAATACTATAGTTTTTTCAGAACCGATACTACCGAAGATGATATTCTTATCACCTGGAGAAACGAAAAAAACCTTGCCCAGGAATACCAGACTGAAATTGAACGAGATAAAGCAACATCAATTAATTCGATCGACCGGGTTAAAGAACGCACTCTTGTAATGTTCGATATCACTGAAGGAGATGAAGTAATTATTAGAAGCATCACATTCAACGGCAATGAAGCTTTCGAAGATGACGACCTGAAGAGTGAATTCGACGAAACCAAGGAGGACAGATGGTGGAAATTCTGGTCTTCCCCCAACTTTAAGAAATCCGATTATGAAAAAGATCAGGAATTGCTTACAAAATTTTACAGGAAGAACGGTTACCGCGATTTCGCTATTCTCGGCGATACAATAATTATTTCCGATGATAAGAAGTACCTCGATCTTGTGATTAATATTTACGAGGGCGTTCAGTACAAAATCAGAAATATAATCTGGGAAGGTAATACAGTTTATACAGACGATATGTTAACCGAGCGGCTTGAATTCTCCAAAGGCGATGTTTTCGATTTTGAAAAATTCAATCAGAATCTCTATTACAATGAAAGACAATCCGATGCTTCTTCACTCTATCAGGACAACGGTTATTTAGGATTCAGCCTGGAACCGAGAGAAGAAAAAGTAGGGGCAGACTCGCTCGACATTATTATAAGAGTAAATGAGAATAACAGATTTAAAGTCGGACGTGTTGATATCCAAGGCAATGTAAAGACTATGGACAAGGTGATACGCCGCGAGTTATATACGATTCCCGGGAGCTATTTCAGCAGGAGTTATATACTCAGGAGCATTCAGCAGCTTGCCAACCTGCAATTTTTCAATGTGGAAAATCTTTATAAATCAGGTGTTGATTACCGACCCGCTAACGATAGTACTGTAAACATTATCTATAAAGTTGAGGAGAAATCTAGCGATTATCTGAATGCTTCCGTTGGATACAGCGGTGCATTCGGGTTCAGCGGTGCTATCGGTTTTACACTTACAAATTTCTCCATTACCGAACCTTTCAAAATGGGTGGCGGACAGGTACTCAATTTCAGCTGGCAGTTTGGTGTTGGCAACTTTTACAGGACCTTTTCACTCGGGTTCACTGAGCCCTGGTTCCTGGATACACCAACTTCCGTTGGATTCGACCTTTTTGATACTCGGCAAAGGTATGTATACGACCTCCGTCAGTCCGGTATTACACTTAGAGGAGGAAGAAGATTAACATGGCCCGACGACTTTTTCTATGTGCAGGGTTTAACAAGATTTCAGTATAATGATGTTATAGACGGTCTCGGATATTATTCAGAAGGAATAACAAGACAATTTACAGTCGGCGCAACTATTGCGCGTGTTGATATAGACAATCCTATCTTCCCATCCCGCGGATCCAAAGTATCGCTGAGCGGTGAATTATCTGGCGGATTTCTTCCCGGTAACGTCGATTATCTCAAAGTGGATTTCAAAAGCGAATGGTACAAACCGATATTCAATACGAACAGAATTGTTCTCTACTCCAGCGTAGATCTCGGATATATTCACGAATTGAAGAAAGGGACTCCTATTCAGCCTTTCGAGTTCTATTACATGGGTGGAAACGGGATGATCATTGCTACTACACCTCTTCGAGGATACGACGATAGAAGTCTCGGTAACAGGGATGCTTCCGGTACAGTATTCGGAAGCCGTGTTATGGCAAAGTATACTTTCGAAATCAGAGGAGCTCTTGCCCTCGATCCCATTCCGATTTATTTATTGGCATTTGCAGAAGCTGGTAACGTATATTTCGATATCAAACAGACAGATTTATTCAATCTGAAGCGTTCAATTGGCGTTGGCGCAAGAATTTTAATAAATCCGATCGGATTACTTGGATTCGATTATGGTTACGGATTCGACCGCAGAAGTGTTGACGGTCAGGATCCTCAGTGGATTTTCCATTTCCAGTTCGGTAAAGGATTTTAA